The Campylobacter sp. CN_NE2 region CTAGTTCGCACCGAAAAAGGCTTTAAGCTTGACGGAAGTAATAAAATTTTAATGCTTGATATTTTTGGCACTTACTGCGAACCGTGCAAAGCAGAAGCACCACACCTTATGGATTTTAGTATGAAAAATAGTGAAAATTTTATGCTTGTAGGGCTAATTCACTTTGAAAATATCACCGATAAAGAGATAATAGAAAATTTCGTAAAAAAATATAACGCTTATTATTTCATCGCGAATTCGCCTAGTAACGAACGCATTGTAAAGCAAATTCTAAGCGATATTGATTACAAAAGAGCCTTGTCTATTCCCTTTAAAGTGGTTTTTAAAGACGGAGTTTATCAAACTTTAACCGACATAAATGACAATGATCCAAAAGGTGTAAAATACTATCTAGGACAGGTTTCTACCGCCGTTATCACAAAAGATTTTGATAGGATTCAAAATGGCAACTAAGACCCAAATCAAAACCGAGATCAAAAAAGAGCCGTTTCGCCCGAAGTTTTATAAGGTTATTTTATTAAATGACGATGTTACGACGATGGATTTTGTCGTTGCTATTTTAGTTAAAATTTTTGAAAAATCAGTTCAAGATGCAGTAGATATAATGTTTAAAATTCATAAAACAGGAAGCGGGGTTGCTGGAATTTACATAAAAGAAATCGCAAAAACAAAGCAAAATGCTGTTATAAATGCAGCAAAAGAAGCAGGTTTTCCGCTACAATGCATATTAGAAGAGGAATAAATTATGGTTGATGAAGCACTTAAAAGGCATTTTTTTAACGCGATAGATTTGGCAAGAAATTACAAAAATGCATACTTTATTTTCGGACATTTACTAATCGAAATTTTGCAAAAAGATGAAGGCGTGCTTTGTATTTTTAACCATTTTACGAGATTTGACGGAAATATTACTAAATATTGGAAAATTGAAAAAGTTGAACTTGACGGAGTTATAAAAGATTTAAAAGACTATGTTACGCAATGTGCCGGAAATTTTACACCGGATTACACGACATTACACCAAGGAGAAGACGGCATATTTGTAACTGATTTAGAAGATTTGAAATTTGATAGTATTGAAGAATTTACCGAAACTATGTTGGAATGCTACATACCTAAATTTAGCGATGATATGGAAAATATAAAAAGATATTTAGACAACGGTATGTTTGTTTTAAATGCTTCCGATTTACTTTGTCGCACAATTTTTGCCAACAGAACCGGCAAAAATGTCGATATTAAGCCATTTGGAACCCTTTCGCTAGAAGATTATGTTATGATTTTTAAAAAAAATGGCATTACTAGGAAAGAATTTATTGCTACTTATGAGCGAATACCGCCACTTGAAACGCAAAATAAACAGACATATCTATACAATCCAAACCAAAACTATGAAGTAATGGAAGAATTTACAGATAATATATTTGATGACGAAAAAACACAGAATGAACAACAAGGCGCAATAAATCCAAATGAATATTTGATAAATTTAAACGAAAAGGCTAAAAAAGGCAAATTTGATAAGTTAATCGGACGCGAAAAAGAGACCGCAAAAATACTTCAAACACTTTGTCGTAGAAAGAAAAATAATCCTATGCTCCTTGGCGAAGCAGGTGTAGGAAAAACCGCTATCGTCGAAGGACTAGCTCTAAAATTAGTAGAAAATAAAGTCCCGGCAAAGCTGCAAGGCAAGGTTATTTACGCTCTTGATACGGGAGCGCTCATAGCAGGAACTACGCTAAGGGGAATGTTTGAAGAGCGAGCAAAAGCTGCGATTGATTGGCTAAAAAATCAAGATAACGCAATCGTTTTTATCGATGAAATTCACACCATAATGGGACTAGGAGATAGCGAGGGCGGCGCTAGTGATTTAGCTAGTATAATAAAACCCGCTCTTGCAAATGGCGAAATTTCTTGCATAGGCGCAACCACTTACGCTGAGTTTCGCAAATTTGAAAAAGACAAAGCCCTAATGCGACGCTTTTCAAAAGTCGATATTTCCGAACCTAGCATTGAAGAGAGTGTTGAAATTTTAAAAGGAGTTGCAGGGCATTATGAAGATTTTCACGCCGTTAAATTTAGCGATGAAATTTTGCATGAAGCTGTGGTTTTAGCAAAACGTTACATTAGCGATAAATTTTTACCAGATAGCGCGATTGATTTGATTGATGAAACGGGAGCTAGTTTTTGGATAAAAAATGAAAAACGGGTCGAAGTAAGCAAAGATGACCTTTTAAACACGCTTGGCGAAATCGCAAATATCTCAAATTTAGCTCAAAATGAAGATAATCAAACTTTGCTTTTAAATTTAGAAGCCAACATAAAAAAAGAAATTTTCGGGCAAGACGAAGCCGTTAAAAGCCTTTGCAAAGCGTTATTTCGCTCTTATGCAGGACTTAAAAATGACACCAGCCCAATCGGCGTGTTTTTATTTACCGGCAGTAGCGGCGTGGGCAAAACCGAACTTGCCAAAGTTTTAGCAAAAAATCTTGGCGTGTATTTTGATAGATACGATATGAGCGAATATATGGAAGAATACAGCGTCTCAAAGCTAATCGGCTCAGCGCCCGGATATGTCGGCTTTGAAAACGGCGGAATTTTAACAAATAGCGTTCGCAAACACCCTTATAGCGTGATTTTATTTGATGAAATCGAAAAAGCAAACAAAAATTTGATGAATATATTTTTAGGCATTTTTGATAACGCAACTCTAAGCGACAACACAGGGCAAAGTGCGGATTTTAAAAATACAATCATCATAATGACATCAAATTTAGGCACAAAAGAAGCCCCACAAATCGGCTTTCAAAAAGATGAAAGCTATAAAATCGATAACGCCGTCAAAAGCTTTTTTGCACCAGAATTTAGAAATCGCCTTGACAAAATCATAAATTTTAACCCACTAAATAACGAAATTTTAGAAAAAATCGTGGATAAAAGCGTGAGTGAATTGCAGAATAAACTAGAAAACATAACTATAAATTTAAGCAAAAACGCAAAAGAATTTTTGATAAAAAAAGGTTATAGTGCCGAATTTGGCGCAAGAAATTTAAAACGAGTGATAAATTCTGAAATTTCAGACAACCTAAGTAGCGAGATACTTTTTGGCAAACTCAAAAACGGCGGAGTTGTAAATGTTGAATTTGATGGTGAAAATTTGAAATTTGAATTTATAAATTTAAATTCGAAAAACAATAATTCACAAATTTCAAATTTAAAAAATTCAAACGAAAAATTTGAAAATTTTAAGATGAAAAAATAATGTTATATAAATTCCCTGACCCACGCCACGCACCCGATTTTGCACCGCTTTGTATGGGCGGTGATTTAAGCGTGGAGTGCCTAATAAGTGCGTATAAAAAGGGGATTTTTCCTTGGTTTATGGCGAACGAGCCCATTTTATGGTGGTCGCCAAACCCACGCGCTGTTTTATTTCCAAATGAAATCAAAATTCACAAAAGCATAAAGCCGTTTTTACGCAGATATTGCGTAAAATTTGATGTAAATTTTAAAAATTTAATAAATTTATGTAAAATTGAACGCCAAAAAGAAGGCTCATGGCTAAGCGATGAAATCGTAGAAGCCTATACAAATTTGGCCGATCTTGGCATAGCTCATAGCGTGGAAGTCTATGAAAATGACGAGCTTATCGGCGGACTTTACGGGCTGATTTTTGGAAAAGTTTTTTGTGGCGAAAGTATGATTAGCATGAAACCAAACGCCTCAAAAGTCGCTTTAATCAGGCTTTGCGAAGTTTTAGATAAATTTGGCTTTTTGATTGATTGTCAAGTTTTCAACGATCATTTGAAATTTATGGGTGCAAAAGAGATTTCGCGAGATAATTTCTTGCAAATGTTTGCGAATTTATCGGCACAAAATAGCGGTTTTAGCAAATTTAAGGATTTAATAAAATAATGAAAAACAAGAAAAAAGATACAAAAATAAGCTCAATTTTTATTATTTTTATTTTTGCACCTATTTTGTTAGCTATATTTTTGGGCGCCGTGTATCACTGGGCAAATACCGATAGAAAGCTGCCTAGACTTCACACCGTAGAGACAAACAGCGCAATCCGTGGCGCAATCATCACACAAGATGAATATATCGTATCAAATTCAACCAAACTTTATAAAGTAAGTATTGATTCAAGAAGCATTGACAAGCACAAACTTGATCTTTTTGTTAAACTTTACTGCATTTACACAGGCGATAGCGAAAAAAGAGTAAAAGCAAGTATCAAAGAAGCTATGAAAGATGAAAAAGGAACGATTGTTTTATCATACAACATAGATGCCAAAACTGCCGTTCATCTAAAAGAGCTATCAAGAAAACTAAATTTGAAAAAAGTTTTTATATCTTTTAAAAGCCCAAACGGCAAATCAAATCCGCCGATTCGTATGAGCGTAACTCAAAGTGGCGAAAAACGCACATATTCAGCAGAAAATTCACTAACTCCGATAATCGGTTATATCAAAAAAAATGAAGTAAATGGCATCACAAGGGTAAGCGGCGTAAAGGGCGTGGAAAAATTTTATGAATACTACCTAAATCCCGTAAATGACGAGATGATAAAAGGCTCTCGCGACATCGGCGGAAATATAATTTTAGAAAAAACTAGCAAAAAAAGCGTTCGCACAGACGGATACAACCTGCACATCAGTATCCCTTTAAGACTTCAAAAAACGATAGAAACAATGGTTGATGAACGCGCCAAAGCCTATGATGCAAAAGAGATTGTCGTAGGGATAATGAACTCAAAAACAGGGCAAATTCTCTCTTTGGTGACAAATGCAAGATACAATCCAAACGAAATAAGAAAAAAAGATTTTTCAAATTTAAATTTAAGTGCTACCGAGTATGCCTATGAAACGGGCTCTATCATAAAACCGCTTGTTTGGTCTGTGGCTTATGAGGCCGGAAAAGTCAAACCAAAAGATATAATAAACACACATAACGGCGCATACAAACTTGCTAGTAGAACCATAAAAGATACCCACCCGGCAGCTTCAATGAGCGCAACAGAAGTTATAATGCATTCTTCAAATATCGGCATGATAGAAATTTCAAAAAATTTAGAAGCAAATTTATTGCGTGAAGGTTTGCTAAAATTTGGACTAGCCCAACCAACAGGTATTGATTTACCT contains the following coding sequences:
- a CDS encoding TlpA family protein disulfide reductase, translated to MKFIKFILAVVLSFFVVGCGDEQKSVVESAKFEPFKTGEKIVLKSVVGNEITLVRTEKGFKLDGSNKILMLDIFGTYCEPCKAEAPHLMDFSMKNSENFMLVGLIHFENITDKEIIENFVKKYNAYYFIANSPSNERIVKQILSDIDYKRALSIPFKVVFKDGVYQTLTDINDNDPKGVKYYLGQVSTAVITKDFDRIQNGN
- a CDS encoding ATP-dependent Clp protease adaptor ClpS, giving the protein MATKTQIKTEIKKEPFRPKFYKVILLNDDVTTMDFVVAILVKIFEKSVQDAVDIMFKIHKTGSGVAGIYIKEIAKTKQNAVINAAKEAGFPLQCILEEE
- a CDS encoding AAA family ATPase, with the protein product MVDEALKRHFFNAIDLARNYKNAYFIFGHLLIEILQKDEGVLCIFNHFTRFDGNITKYWKIEKVELDGVIKDLKDYVTQCAGNFTPDYTTLHQGEDGIFVTDLEDLKFDSIEEFTETMLECYIPKFSDDMENIKRYLDNGMFVLNASDLLCRTIFANRTGKNVDIKPFGTLSLEDYVMIFKKNGITRKEFIATYERIPPLETQNKQTYLYNPNQNYEVMEEFTDNIFDDEKTQNEQQGAINPNEYLINLNEKAKKGKFDKLIGREKETAKILQTLCRRKKNNPMLLGEAGVGKTAIVEGLALKLVENKVPAKLQGKVIYALDTGALIAGTTLRGMFEERAKAAIDWLKNQDNAIVFIDEIHTIMGLGDSEGGASDLASIIKPALANGEISCIGATTYAEFRKFEKDKALMRRFSKVDISEPSIEESVEILKGVAGHYEDFHAVKFSDEILHEAVVLAKRYISDKFLPDSAIDLIDETGASFWIKNEKRVEVSKDDLLNTLGEIANISNLAQNEDNQTLLLNLEANIKKEIFGQDEAVKSLCKALFRSYAGLKNDTSPIGVFLFTGSSGVGKTELAKVLAKNLGVYFDRYDMSEYMEEYSVSKLIGSAPGYVGFENGGILTNSVRKHPYSVILFDEIEKANKNLMNIFLGIFDNATLSDNTGQSADFKNTIIIMTSNLGTKEAPQIGFQKDESYKIDNAVKSFFAPEFRNRLDKIINFNPLNNEILEKIVDKSVSELQNKLENITINLSKNAKEFLIKKGYSAEFGARNLKRVINSEISDNLSSEILFGKLKNGGVVNVEFDGENLKFEFINLNSKNNNSQISNLKNSNEKFENFKMKK
- the aat gene encoding leucyl/phenylalanyl-tRNA--protein transferase, translating into MLYKFPDPRHAPDFAPLCMGGDLSVECLISAYKKGIFPWFMANEPILWWSPNPRAVLFPNEIKIHKSIKPFLRRYCVKFDVNFKNLINLCKIERQKEGSWLSDEIVEAYTNLADLGIAHSVEVYENDELIGGLYGLIFGKVFCGESMISMKPNASKVALIRLCEVLDKFGFLIDCQVFNDHLKFMGAKEISRDNFLQMFANLSAQNSGFSKFKDLIK
- a CDS encoding peptidoglycan D,D-transpeptidase FtsI family protein, with the protein product MKNKKKDTKISSIFIIFIFAPILLAIFLGAVYHWANTDRKLPRLHTVETNSAIRGAIITQDEYIVSNSTKLYKVSIDSRSIDKHKLDLFVKLYCIYTGDSEKRVKASIKEAMKDEKGTIVLSYNIDAKTAVHLKELSRKLNLKKVFISFKSPNGKSNPPIRMSVTQSGEKRTYSAENSLTPIIGYIKKNEVNGITRVSGVKGVEKFYEYYLNPVNDEMIKGSRDIGGNIILEKTSKKSVRTDGYNLHISIPLRLQKTIETMVDERAKAYDAKEIVVGIMNSKTGQILSLVTNARYNPNEIRKKDFSNLNLSATEYAYETGSIIKPLVWSVAYEAGKVKPKDIINTHNGAYKLASRTIKDTHPAASMSATEVIMHSSNIGMIEISKNLEANLLREGLLKFGLAQPTGIDLPYEQKGNLPNTRTLANPTNKAVLSYGYGFQATFIQMLSAYSVFNNDGIMLQPKILQNLELNGKFYKTSQSEAKSVISKEAADIMKEILIQTVENGTGKKARTAGLEVGGKTGTARIAKKGVYVEAYNSSFFGFANDEKNSYTIGVFVREPKQGSFYAAQNALPVFKKVVDILVENGYLTPNSEEKVVIKDEKLDEIKD